Proteins encoded within one genomic window of Acidiferrobacter thiooxydans:
- the sucC gene encoding ADP-forming succinate--CoA ligase subunit beta, giving the protein MRLHEYQAKALLAAHGIATPPGVVVTQGEEIDAALRKLAVARCVVKAQIHAGARGKAGGVRVLAADEVAAYAQGLLGTRLATPQTAGDGLPVDSLLLEAPVAAAAELYLACVVDRNAGARVLLAGREGGMGIEEGAKPVAQVIDTMRGFSPYQGRALGRTIGLSGRAVAAFGDVVAALVALAGMLDAMLIEINPLMLREDGSFVAGDAKIEIDDNALFRQPALEAMRDARQGDARDEEARARGLQYIALDGDIGCLVNGAGLAMATMDLIAQAGGRPANFLDVGGGTTAHKVAEALTLIARDPRVKVVLVNIFGGIVRCDLIAEGLLLAASGFGRPLPIVVRLVGTREAEGRRALADGGLLGDVTQSLEQAATLAVRRAQAS; this is encoded by the coding sequence GTGCGTCTGCATGAATATCAGGCTAAGGCCTTGTTGGCAGCCCATGGCATCGCCACGCCGCCGGGGGTGGTGGTGACGCAAGGAGAAGAGATCGACGCCGCGCTACGGAAACTGGCGGTGGCGCGCTGTGTGGTGAAGGCCCAGATCCACGCCGGGGCGCGCGGCAAGGCCGGTGGAGTGCGCGTACTGGCGGCCGATGAGGTGGCCGCCTATGCGCAGGGACTCCTCGGCACGCGATTGGCCACACCACAGACTGCCGGAGACGGTCTGCCAGTCGATAGCCTGTTGCTCGAGGCCCCAGTGGCGGCGGCGGCCGAGCTCTATCTGGCGTGCGTCGTCGATCGCAACGCCGGCGCGCGTGTACTGCTCGCGGGCCGGGAGGGGGGCATGGGGATCGAGGAGGGCGCCAAACCGGTCGCACAGGTGATCGACACCATGCGCGGTTTCTCGCCCTATCAGGGACGCGCGCTGGGCCGGACCATTGGGCTCTCGGGGCGCGCGGTGGCAGCCTTCGGCGATGTCGTGGCGGCGCTCGTGGCGCTGGCCGGGATGCTCGACGCGATGCTCATCGAAATCAACCCACTGATGCTGCGTGAAGACGGCAGCTTCGTGGCCGGTGACGCCAAGATCGAGATCGATGACAACGCCTTGTTCCGGCAGCCGGCCCTGGAGGCCATGCGCGATGCGCGCCAGGGCGACGCCAGGGACGAGGAGGCGCGCGCGCGAGGACTCCAGTACATCGCCCTCGATGGCGACATCGGCTGCCTCGTCAATGGCGCGGGATTGGCGATGGCGACCATGGATCTGATCGCCCAGGCCGGCGGGCGTCCGGCGAATTTTCTCGACGTGGGTGGTGGTACCACCGCCCACAAGGTTGCCGAGGCCCTGACCTTGATCGCACGCGATCCGCGTGTAAAGGTCGTGCTCGTAAACATCTTCGGAGGTATCGTGCGCTGTGATCTCATAGCCGAAGGGTTGTTGTTGGCGGCCTCCGGCTTCGGTCGGCCGTTACCGATCGTGGTGCGTCTCGTCGGCACCCGCGAGGCCGAGGGGCGACGGGCATTGGCCGACGGCGGATTACTGGGTGATGTCACGCAAAGCCTGGAACAGGCGGCTACGCTGGCCGTGCGGCGGGCGCAAGCGTCATGA
- the nadC gene encoding carboxylating nicotinate-nucleotide diphosphorylase: MPSAIPSALIAAQVQGALDEDVGGGDLTALLVPEGPAHAVLSTREDGILCGCAWFDRVFAQLDPNARIDWRARDGDRIAAGMVLCEVHGRARALLTGERTAINFLQTLSGTATRARRYADAVAHTRAQILDTRKTLPGLRLAQKYAVRCGGCLNHRIGLYDGVLIKENHIAAAGSIAQAIARAADIAAGRMVEIEVETLAELEEALAAGAPRILLDNFALEDLEAAVRYTAGRALLEASGGITLANAGRYAETGVDFLSVGEITKSLHALDLSLRLSLL; this comes from the coding sequence ATGCCGTCCGCCATACCCTCTGCACTGATCGCCGCCCAGGTCCAAGGCGCCCTCGATGAGGATGTGGGGGGCGGAGACCTGACGGCGTTGCTGGTGCCGGAGGGTCCGGCGCATGCCGTGCTGAGCACGCGCGAAGACGGGATCCTTTGCGGGTGCGCGTGGTTCGACCGGGTGTTTGCGCAACTTGATCCCAACGCGCGCATAGACTGGCGGGCGCGGGATGGGGATCGGATAGCGGCGGGCATGGTGCTGTGCGAAGTCCATGGCCGGGCGCGGGCATTGTTGACCGGCGAGCGCACAGCCATCAATTTCCTGCAGACCCTGTCTGGGACCGCGACGCGCGCGCGCCGCTATGCCGACGCGGTCGCCCACACCCGCGCACAGATCCTCGATACCCGAAAGACCCTGCCGGGACTCAGGCTCGCCCAGAAGTACGCGGTCCGTTGCGGGGGCTGCTTGAATCATCGTATTGGCCTCTACGATGGGGTTCTCATCAAGGAAAACCACATCGCCGCAGCCGGCTCCATCGCCCAGGCCATCGCCCGCGCCGCCGACATCGCCGCCGGACGCATGGTGGAGATCGAGGTCGAGACACTCGCCGAACTCGAAGAGGCGCTGGCCGCCGGCGCCCCCCGCATCCTGCTCGACAATTTTGCCCTTGAGGACCTCGAGGCGGCCGTGCGCTACACGGCCGGACGCGCCCTGCTCGAGGCCTCCGGCGGTATCACCCTGGCCAATGCCGGGCGCTATGCCGAGACCGGAGTCGACTTCCTGTCAGTCGGCGAGATCACAAAGTCCCTACACGCACTCGACCTCTCGCTACGCCTTTCCCTGCTCTAG
- the sucD gene encoding succinate--CoA ligase subunit alpha, protein MSVLVHKGTRVLCQGFTGKQGTFHCQQALDYGTDIVGGVTPGKGGTHHLDRPVFDTVAEAVAAVQPDASVIYVPAPMAADAILEAAAAGIGLVVCITEGIPVADMLRVKALLPGTTRLIGPNCPGIITPGECKIGIMPGAIHSPGVVGIVSRSGTLTYEAVAQTTAEGLGQTTCIGIGGDPVHGLGFIDALQLFEADTATKAILLVGEIGGVEEEQAADYIHTHITKPVVAYIAGTTAPPGRRMGHAGAVIAGHLGTATGKKTALAQAGVMVVDSPARMGRAMATRLTR, encoded by the coding sequence ATGAGCGTACTCGTGCATAAGGGCACGCGTGTGCTCTGCCAGGGATTCACCGGCAAGCAGGGGACCTTCCATTGCCAACAGGCGCTCGACTACGGGACCGACATCGTAGGCGGCGTGACTCCCGGCAAGGGCGGTACGCACCATCTCGATCGGCCGGTGTTCGATACCGTAGCCGAGGCGGTGGCCGCGGTGCAGCCGGACGCCTCGGTGATTTATGTGCCGGCACCGATGGCCGCCGATGCCATCCTCGAGGCGGCGGCCGCCGGCATCGGGCTCGTGGTGTGCATCACCGAGGGTATCCCGGTGGCCGATATGCTGCGCGTCAAGGCCTTGCTGCCGGGCACCACCCGCCTCATAGGGCCTAACTGTCCTGGGATCATAACCCCCGGCGAATGTAAGATCGGTATCATGCCTGGGGCCATCCACAGTCCCGGCGTCGTCGGCATCGTATCGCGTTCCGGCACACTCACCTATGAGGCGGTGGCGCAGACCACTGCCGAAGGCCTCGGCCAGACCACCTGCATAGGCATCGGCGGTGACCCGGTGCATGGCCTGGGTTTTATCGATGCCCTGCAACTCTTCGAGGCCGACACGGCCACCAAGGCGATCTTGCTCGTAGGCGAGATCGGGGGGGTGGAGGAAGAGCAGGCGGCGGACTATATACACACCCACATCACGAAACCCGTCGTGGCCTATATTGCCGGTACCACCGCGCCGCCCGGTCGGCGCATGGGCCATGCCGGGGCGGTCATAGCCGGTCACCTGGGCACCGCCACCGGCAAAAAGACTGCCCTGGCACAGGCCGGGGTCATGGTCGTCGACTCCCCGGCGCGCATGGGGCGCGCCATGGCCACGCGGCTTACGCGCTGA
- a CDS encoding outer membrane protein assembly factor BamD: MRRPLSRLCLAVALASLAACGRDHHKVRHWPAQRFYAHAVSALKAGNYHHAVTLLEELEGSYPYGRYAAQAEIVVAYAYYKSGESDAAIAAIKRFIRLHPTDPRVAYAYYLEGLVNFNKNKSIIERTFGVNQLRGRDSTALRAALRAFETVVTKYPHSIYATDSAERANYLIDMLARNDISVARYYYIHGAYVATADRCKRVIEHYPRTPAVADALGLMAMAYQRMGMVHLSRDTARILARNFPASPYVKRLRRAHVLGGS, from the coding sequence ATGCGTCGTCCCCTGTCCCGTCTTTGTCTTGCGGTCGCCCTTGCAAGCCTTGCCGCCTGCGGCCGTGACCATCACAAGGTCCGCCACTGGCCCGCCCAACGGTTCTATGCGCACGCGGTGAGTGCCCTCAAAGCCGGCAATTACCATCATGCGGTGACACTGCTCGAGGAGCTCGAGGGCAGCTATCCCTATGGCCGCTATGCCGCCCAGGCCGAGATCGTCGTCGCTTATGCCTACTACAAATCCGGCGAATCGGACGCCGCGATAGCCGCCATAAAGCGCTTCATACGCCTCCATCCGACCGATCCACGCGTCGCCTATGCGTATTATCTCGAAGGGCTCGTCAATTTCAACAAAAATAAAAGTATCATAGAGCGCACATTTGGTGTCAACCAGCTCCGTGGCCGCGACAGCACCGCCTTGCGCGCGGCGCTGCGTGCGTTCGAGACGGTAGTCACGAAGTACCCGCACAGCATCTATGCCACCGATTCCGCGGAACGCGCCAATTATCTGATCGACATGCTTGCGCGCAACGATATCTCGGTGGCGCGTTACTATTATATCCACGGCGCCTATGTCGCAACCGCCGACCGCTGCAAACGCGTGATCGAGCATTATCCGCGTACGCCGGCGGTCGCCGATGCCCTCGGGCTCATGGCCATGGCCTACCAGCGAATGGGCATGGTGCACTTAAGCCGTGACACGGCGCGTATCCTCGCGCGCAACTTCCCGGCGAGCCCCTATGTCAAGCGCCTGCGCCGCGCTCACGTGCTCGGCGGTTCGTAA
- the pgeF gene encoding peptidoglycan editing factor PgeF: MIRVLPAAWPVLGVRAFTTCRAGGVSQGPFASLNLAAHVGDHASDVAANRAILARACGLRGQPLWLRQVHGRTVVDAGVPWAEPPEADGSFSTRRGVMCAVLTADCLPVVLAAQDARCVAVLHAGWRGLAAGILEAGVMALPVPPGQLAAWLGPAIGASDYEVGGDVRHAFGAAPHAAFTTTDGGRYRADLYALARRQLQSLGVRAIHGGGFNTFRDPDLYSYRQTPVCGRMATVAWIV; encoded by the coding sequence GTGATCCGCGTACTGCCGGCCGCCTGGCCCGTGCTCGGTGTGCGCGCCTTCACCACCTGTCGCGCGGGAGGCGTGAGCCAGGGTCCCTTCGCGTCGTTGAATCTGGCCGCGCACGTCGGCGATCACGCATCCGACGTGGCCGCCAATCGCGCGATCCTGGCGCGCGCGTGCGGGTTGCGCGGGCAACCCCTCTGGCTGCGTCAGGTCCATGGTCGCACGGTGGTGGATGCCGGCGTGCCATGGGCGGAGCCGCCCGAGGCCGACGGCAGTTTTAGCACGCGTCGCGGCGTCATGTGCGCCGTGCTTACCGCCGACTGCCTGCCGGTGGTGCTCGCCGCCCAGGATGCACGCTGCGTGGCGGTACTGCATGCCGGATGGCGAGGGCTGGCCGCCGGCATCCTCGAGGCCGGTGTCATGGCGCTGCCCGTGCCGCCGGGCCAGCTCGCGGCCTGGCTTGGGCCGGCGATAGGCGCGAGCGACTATGAGGTCGGGGGCGACGTGCGCCATGCCTTCGGCGCGGCCCCGCACGCTGCATTCACGACCACAGATGGGGGGCGCTATCGCGCCGATCTCTACGCGCTGGCACGGCGGCAACTGCAGTCGCTTGGGGTCAGGGCGATCCATGGTGGCGGATTCAATACCTTCCGCGACCCAGATCTCTACTCTTATCGGCAAACCCCGGTCTGTGGACGGATGGCGACCGTCGCCTGGATCGTCTGA
- a CDS encoding NAD+ synthase yields the protein MVTVALCQMCCAVGDIAGNARRMAAFARTARDRHGADVIAFPELAITGYPPEDLLLRADFVRRAQSAVEDLAAQCPDIDMLVGLPWAQDGRLYNAVAWVHAGVIAELYRKQILPNYGVFDERRYFAAGDKPLVRTVAGSAIGVTICEDLWEPGPVARAVGAGGAIVINVNASPYHRDKDRLRLKVAAARARESGATLAYVNMVGGQDELVFDGMSFVMDGRGEAIVRAAAFTEDLVIVRFAPDGTVLAGPKAAWPNGEHALYEALKLGLADYVERNGFETVVLGLSGGIDSAVTLALCRDALPHAALYAVMMPSRYTQAMSIEDARSEATALGLDLAVVPIDAAYEALAATLGDLWDGPGQGLAAENLQARIRGTLLMTIANAHRGLVVVTSNKSELAVGYTTLYGDMAGGYAPLKDVFKTDVYALARYRNGLGMVIPERVLTRAPSAELRCDQKDSDSLPSYDMLDAVLARYIEQDWDAEQLIAYGFERPMVAEILRLVRAAEHKRKQAPLGTRVTQRAFGRDWRYPVTVSYEPPST from the coding sequence ATGGTGACGGTGGCGCTCTGCCAGATGTGCTGCGCCGTCGGCGATATCGCCGGCAATGCCCGGCGCATGGCGGCGTTCGCGCGCACCGCCCGCGACCGTCATGGCGCCGATGTGATCGCCTTTCCCGAGCTCGCGATCACCGGCTACCCGCCCGAGGACCTGCTGTTGCGCGCCGACTTCGTGCGGCGCGCGCAGTCGGCGGTCGAGGACCTCGCCGCACAGTGCCCGGACATCGATATGCTGGTGGGTCTCCCTTGGGCGCAGGACGGCCGATTATATAACGCCGTGGCATGGGTGCACGCCGGCGTGATCGCCGAACTCTATCGGAAACAGATCCTGCCCAATTATGGGGTGTTCGATGAACGCCGCTACTTCGCCGCCGGTGACAAGCCGCTGGTGCGCACCGTGGCAGGCAGTGCCATCGGTGTCACCATCTGTGAGGACTTGTGGGAACCAGGCCCGGTGGCGCGCGCGGTGGGCGCCGGCGGTGCGATCGTGATCAATGTCAATGCCTCACCCTACCATCGCGACAAGGACCGTCTGCGTCTTAAGGTGGCTGCAGCACGCGCCCGGGAAAGCGGCGCGACGCTCGCTTATGTGAACATGGTGGGCGGCCAGGATGAACTCGTATTCGACGGCATGTCGTTTGTGATGGATGGCCGGGGCGAGGCGATAGTGCGCGCCGCGGCATTCACCGAGGACCTTGTCATCGTGCGCTTCGCTCCGGACGGGACGGTGCTTGCGGGGCCGAAGGCGGCGTGGCCGAATGGCGAACATGCGCTTTACGAGGCGCTGAAGCTAGGATTGGCCGATTATGTCGAGCGTAACGGGTTCGAGACCGTGGTATTGGGCCTGTCCGGGGGTATCGACTCGGCGGTTACGCTCGCCTTGTGCCGCGATGCCCTCCCGCATGCGGCCCTTTATGCGGTGATGATGCCGTCGCGCTACACCCAGGCGATGAGTATCGAGGATGCGCGTAGCGAGGCGACAGCGCTCGGTCTCGATCTTGCGGTGGTGCCGATCGATGCCGCCTACGAGGCCCTCGCCGCCACGCTCGGCGATCTGTGGGACGGGCCCGGGCAGGGGTTGGCGGCCGAGAACCTGCAGGCGCGGATTCGTGGGACCCTGCTCATGACGATCGCCAACGCCCATCGCGGGTTGGTGGTCGTGACCAGCAACAAAAGCGAACTGGCGGTCGGGTATACCACCCTCTATGGCGACATGGCGGGCGGCTACGCGCCGCTCAAAGACGTCTTCAAGACCGATGTCTATGCGCTCGCCCGTTACCGTAATGGCCTGGGCATGGTCATCCCGGAACGGGTGCTTACGCGCGCCCCGAGCGCCGAGCTGCGTTGCGACCAGAAAGACAGCGACAGCCTACCGTCCTACGATATGCTCGATGCCGTGCTTGCCCGCTATATCGAGCAGGACTGGGACGCCGAACAATTGATTGCCTACGGATTCGAGCGGCCGATGGTTGCCGAGATCCTCCGGCTGGTACGCGCCGCGGAACATAAGCGCAAACAGGCGCCCCTTGGCACACGCGTGACGCAGCGTGCCTTCGGCCGGGATTGGCGCTATCCGGTGACCGTGTCTTACGAACCGCCGAGCACGTGA
- a CDS encoding efflux RND transporter periplasmic adaptor subunit has protein sequence MSAYRSRAALIALGALLAACARHPAPASLAAPQVTVGRAFTTRLAVVRTAIGDVEPGASPVITAPTGGRLTDISVQSGSAVVAGEILARLRPPDPAGAPRPPLVIRAPVNARVVRVFVQDGQRLHPGQRLFGLAGTSIRTARAPFPAVLHPPLRIGQRVLLHSPLAPRSPVTGTIARLTPAKRTHHALYAWITLPPRPGFTVGSPLRVDVMAGRAQRLLVPPGAVFLRRVGTVVFVVRGRHVYARPIRAAHVVAQGVVIRSGLRPGTEVVTHAPVRLTNGMRVRIAHRPAP, from the coding sequence GTGTCCGCTTATCGAAGCCGCGCCGCCCTGATTGCCCTCGGCGCGCTGCTCGCGGCCTGCGCGCGCCATCCGGCCCCCGCATCCCTCGCCGCGCCGCAAGTCACAGTCGGGCGCGCCTTCACGACGCGCCTGGCCGTGGTACGCACCGCGATCGGGGATGTCGAACCCGGGGCAAGTCCGGTAATCACCGCCCCCACGGGTGGGCGCCTGACGGATATCAGCGTCCAATCCGGATCCGCGGTGGTGGCCGGTGAGATTCTCGCGCGGCTGCGCCCGCCGGATCCGGCGGGCGCGCCGCGCCCGCCCCTGGTCATCCGCGCCCCGGTCAATGCCCGGGTGGTGCGGGTATTCGTCCAAGACGGCCAGCGCCTGCACCCCGGGCAACGGCTGTTTGGCCTTGCCGGGACCTCCATTCGCACCGCGCGCGCGCCGTTCCCGGCGGTCTTGCACCCGCCGCTTAGGATCGGCCAACGTGTGCTGCTGCATAGCCCGCTGGCACCGCGCTCTCCGGTGACCGGCACCATCGCCCGACTGACACCGGCGAAGCGCACGCATCATGCGCTCTATGCCTGGATCACACTGCCACCACGCCCCGGATTTACCGTCGGCAGCCCTTTGCGCGTCGATGTCATGGCCGGCCGCGCGCAGCGGTTGCTGGTCCCGCCGGGTGCGGTCTTTCTGCGCCGTGTCGGGACCGTGGTATTCGTGGTGCGCGGCCGGCATGTCTATGCGCGGCCTATCCGCGCAGCCCACGTCGTGGCTCAGGGCGTGGTCATACGTTCGGGTCTGCGTCCGGGAACCGAGGTCGTTACCCATGCGCCGGTGCGCTTGACAAACGGTATGCGCGTACGCATCGCGCATCGCCCCGCCCCCTGA
- a CDS encoding TolC family protein, producing the protein MMKKCVSLLVPAWLACTAAPALAANLKDIFRAARLHDMGYRQAGASYREARTIGPEARSAFLPHISAQANTSYNDLTSRILGGASGGFVFPSGHFTFNANGYGISVTETLLNIRALYAWRAAGATMRAARQRYALAQSNLVLTVSAQYFGFLLAQDDLRLRRAEERALRAEYQSALRSFHLGRAPITDANEARARYEAVHAAVLAARNAVRLARARIERMTGQPAHHLWPLNLHHPLPHPRASALTTDEAQALRDNLVLQAARSEAHAASESARAASAARYPTITAQAGYSYSRAGNGEFGFGTVLRDKTIGLDVTLPIYQGGELSAESARASAAAFHAHVAALRVERRVQFDVRQAFLNVRNGYHEIAALAAAKKAARVALASERLGMRVGVRNNVDVLRAEQAYYRTRRDFARAIYDYLLGRLELKAAVSHLTVGDIGRLNALLQPPDAVGAPSNGRRPPRRALRP; encoded by the coding sequence ATGATGAAAAAGTGTGTGTCCCTGCTTGTCCCGGCTTGGCTCGCGTGCACCGCCGCCCCGGCCCTGGCGGCCAACCTCAAAGACATCTTCCGGGCAGCGCGCCTTCATGACATGGGCTATCGGCAGGCTGGGGCCTCGTACCGGGAGGCGCGTACCATAGGCCCTGAGGCCCGCTCGGCGTTCCTGCCGCACATCTCGGCGCAGGCCAATACCAGCTACAACGACCTCACGAGTCGGATTCTGGGCGGCGCATCGGGCGGCTTCGTCTTCCCAAGCGGCCACTTCACCTTCAATGCCAACGGCTATGGCATCTCCGTGACCGAGACCTTGCTCAATATCCGCGCGCTCTATGCCTGGCGCGCGGCGGGCGCCACCATGCGCGCCGCGCGCCAGCGCTATGCGCTCGCCCAAAGCAACCTCGTGCTCACGGTGTCCGCCCAGTACTTCGGTTTTCTGCTGGCGCAAGACGACCTGCGCCTGCGCCGCGCCGAGGAGCGCGCGCTACGCGCCGAATATCAAAGCGCGCTGCGCAGCTTTCATCTCGGGCGCGCGCCCATCACCGATGCCAACGAGGCGCGCGCCCGTTACGAGGCTGTGCATGCCGCGGTGCTCGCGGCACGCAACGCCGTGCGCCTGGCGCGTGCGCGCATCGAACGTATGACCGGCCAGCCGGCTCATCACCTATGGCCACTCAATCTTCATCACCCCCTTCCGCATCCGCGCGCAAGCGCGCTCACCACAGACGAGGCCCAGGCACTGCGGGACAATCTGGTCTTGCAGGCCGCCCGTTCCGAGGCGCATGCGGCATCGGAAAGCGCGCGCGCGGCATCCGCCGCACGCTACCCGACCATCACGGCCCAGGCGGGTTACAGTTACAGCCGCGCCGGCAACGGCGAGTTCGGGTTCGGAACCGTGCTGCGTGACAAGACCATCGGGCTCGACGTCACGCTGCCCATCTACCAGGGCGGTGAACTGTCGGCAGAGAGTGCGCGCGCCAGCGCTGCCGCCTTCCACGCACACGTGGCCGCCCTGCGCGTCGAGCGCCGCGTCCAATTCGATGTCCGCCAGGCATTTCTGAACGTGCGCAATGGTTACCACGAGATTGCGGCCCTGGCGGCGGCCAAGAAGGCCGCGCGCGTGGCGCTCGCCTCCGAACGTCTCGGCATGCGCGTAGGCGTGCGCAATAACGTCGATGTGCTGCGCGCCGAACAGGCCTACTACCGTACGCGGCGTGACTTCGCGCGCGCCATCTATGACTATCTGCTCGGCCGCCTGGAACTGAAGGCTGCGGTGAGTCACCTGACGGTAGGCGACATCGGGCGGCTCAATGCCCTTCTTCAGCCGCCGGACGCCGTTGGCGCGCCGAGCAACGGACGGCGTCCGCCGAGGCGCGCGCTGCGGCCATGA
- a CDS encoding type 1 glutamine amidotransferase domain-containing protein, with protein sequence MAKSLQGKRIAMLMTDGVEQVEYEKPRAFLEERGASVELISPKKRGEQIQGFNHLTPGSQFTVEKAVEDAHPEDYDALVLPGGVANPDQLRLSRKAVEFVSQFAKTGRTLAAICHGPWLLINAGLASGRHITSWPSLETDLKNAGGRWSDEPVVVDGRFITSRKPDDIPMFDAQIEKALSQSAGAHT encoded by the coding sequence ATGGCCAAGAGCCTGCAAGGCAAACGTATAGCCATGCTTATGACCGATGGAGTCGAACAAGTCGAGTATGAGAAGCCGCGTGCGTTCCTTGAGGAACGCGGGGCGTCCGTGGAGCTCATCTCCCCGAAAAAGCGCGGCGAGCAGATCCAGGGCTTCAATCATCTGACCCCCGGTTCGCAGTTCACCGTGGAAAAGGCGGTCGAAGACGCCCATCCCGAAGATTATGACGCGCTGGTGTTGCCAGGCGGGGTCGCCAATCCCGACCAGCTGCGCTTGAGTCGCAAGGCGGTCGAGTTCGTGAGTCAGTTCGCGAAGACCGGGCGGACGCTGGCGGCGATCTGCCATGGTCCCTGGCTTTTGATCAATGCCGGGCTGGCCTCGGGGCGCCATATCACGAGCTGGCCGAGTCTTGAGACCGATCTCAAAAATGCCGGTGGCCGATGGAGCGATGAGCCGGTGGTGGTCGACGGCCGGTTCATCACGAGCCGCAAGCCGGATGACATCCCGATGTTTGACGCCCAGATCGAAAAGGCGCTCTCGCAGTCGGCGGGCGCACATACCTGA
- a CDS encoding RluA family pseudouridine synthase, with protein sequence MSEKGLTDEFRFCLEISPAEEGLRLDRALARRLPQYSRTTLQGWLRDGRITIGARPVSAAAPVHAGECVAFDLPPPAPADVLAEDIPLSIVFEDDTLIVIDKPAGLVVHPGAGCARGTLQNALLHHVPDLAPLARSGIVHRLDKDTSGLLVVARTETARLALIGQLKTREMGREYEALVIGTPPAAGFVDAPIGRDPRHRTRMSVRRDGRPARSDFVVLERLGAYSLLRVRLHSGRTHQIRVHMAYLGFPLVGDETYGGGRTRHLLDRQALHARRLTVRHPRTGESLVFEASRPDDLANIVARLRRESLS encoded by the coding sequence GTGAGCGAAAAGGGTTTGACAGACGAGTTCAGGTTTTGTCTGGAGATATCTCCGGCCGAGGAGGGCTTGAGGTTGGATCGTGCACTGGCGCGACGGCTGCCGCAGTACTCACGCACTACGCTCCAGGGTTGGCTGCGTGACGGGCGTATCACCATAGGCGCGCGGCCGGTGAGCGCGGCGGCGCCGGTGCATGCCGGTGAGTGTGTAGCCTTCGATTTGCCACCGCCGGCACCCGCGGATGTGCTTGCCGAGGACATCCCGCTGTCGATCGTGTTCGAGGACGACACCCTGATCGTGATCGATAAGCCTGCGGGGCTGGTCGTGCATCCCGGCGCCGGCTGCGCCCGGGGTACATTGCAAAACGCGCTCTTGCATCATGTGCCGGATCTGGCGCCGCTTGCGCGCTCGGGGATCGTGCATCGCCTCGACAAGGACACCTCGGGCCTACTTGTGGTAGCGCGCACCGAGACCGCGCGGCTTGCGCTCATCGGGCAACTCAAGACCCGTGAGATGGGGCGCGAATACGAGGCGCTCGTGATCGGTACGCCACCGGCGGCCGGGTTTGTGGATGCGCCGATAGGACGCGACCCGCGCCACCGGACGCGCATGAGCGTGCGCCGCGATGGGCGCCCGGCGCGTTCGGATTTCGTGGTGCTGGAGCGCCTCGGCGCCTACAGTCTGCTTCGGGTGCGGCTGCACTCCGGGCGTACACACCAGATCCGTGTCCATATGGCGTACCTCGGGTTTCCGCTCGTCGGCGACGAGACCTATGGCGGGGGGCGCACGCGTCATCTTCTGGACCGTCAAGCCTTGCACGCGCGCCGCCTGACGGTGCGTCATCCGCGCACCGGTGAGTCGTTGGTCTTCGAGGCCTCGCGTCCGGACGATCTCGCGAATATCGTGGCGAGGCTGCGCCGCGAGAGTCTTTCGTGA